A single genomic interval of Prunus dulcis chromosome 5, ALMONDv2, whole genome shotgun sequence harbors:
- the LOC117628699 gene encoding RINT1-like protein MAG2L produces the protein MEASSPCPRRSATASQVPSLPKHTDISKDQLSFLNQQFRTQEDVLNKAPHLLTALHSHCSDLTSHLLDFQTTLNRRTVSWICRSFSAKTALHNLNLSLQNLSLLTSQRGSGSKKLQRVLGTELPGLSKEVLRIETIRSYLETTLQLEALVGDLEDAVLCFVNSHSGKMFSANPSDSGTKQEKFLQAIKALNDLEVLIDLLKLRPQWHHLLKSVDTRVDKSLVILRRQVFADHRALLASLGWPPKLSASQIEREKFSGLPNPLVLIQGDERKSYSNSFLALCAVQHLQTRREKRQLNLLGQNVCKEQLWAIDELVSPIASRLEYHFSKWVDQPELIFALAYKTTRDFIVGVDDVLQPLIDRARLGSYSAKEAWVYAMVQLLSEFLEKRIFSALAERYKEKEIKSEVIESWLHLIDLIVVFDKQLQSLGSSEISLFLGESERVGSPSGSISVLMLFCKRPDWLKIWAKIELENGCKKLKTDLKHERAWLVDDKYKDELHFDTKSEHFLLLTRIDYRAPLIAESALGITWEMVERCQTMPATSARIQFVRSSAVRFLWYFFKELLLRCKRTEILPDNSDDDALVRVSGSINAAKYVESKLRQWSDDVNFLEMKVAENDTSGLGKDESTDSSFFGEEIKILAELATNWLMEIISVLLRQFETLSRAFVQKLKHDEQQLEGSTHVEVSAAMDLSISVEFIEPLDVLRSHLVLLRMSLNPKDFLDLWRCVAEGLDHFISCSGIESLDNVSSQFETDMQALFSVFQPFCVRPDAFFPCTREIIKQLKMNMGRR, from the exons ATGGAAGCTTCTTCTCCTTGTCCTAGAAGAAGTGCTACCGCTTCTCAGGTTCCTTCTTTGCCTAAACATACGGACATCTCCAAAGACCAATTGAGCTTTCTGAACCAACAATTCCGAACCCAAGAAGATGTTCTTAATAAAGCTCCTCATCTTTTAACAGCCCTTCACTCTCACTGCTCTGATTTGACTTCTCATCTGCTAGACTTCCAAACAACTCTCAACCGACGCACCGTTTCATGGATTTGCCGCTCTTTTTCAGCCAAAACCGCCCTCCACAATCTCAACCTCAGCCTTCAGAATCTGAGCCTCCTCACTTCCCAAC GTGGGAGTGGTTCAAAGAAGTTGCAGAGAGTTTTAGGTACGGAACTGCCTGGACTTTCTAAGGAAGTGCTGCGAATTGAGACCATCCGCAGTTATCTTG AGACTACTCTACAGTTAGAAGCTCTGGTTGGAGATCTAGAAGATGCAGTTCTCTGTTTTGTGAATAGCCACAGTGGAAAAATGTTCTCTGCAAATCCATCA GACTCTGGAACAAAGCAGGAAAAGTTTCTTCAAGCCATAAAAGCATTGAATGATTTAGAAGTATTGATTGATCTTCTGAAACTTCGACCACAATGGCATCATCTTCTGAAATCTGTTGATACTAGGGTGGATAAAAGTTTGGTTATTCTTCGCCGACAAGTTTTTGCAGATCATAGAGCTCTTCTCGCTTCTCTTGGATGGCCACCAAAACTTTCCGCATCgcaaattgaaagagaaaaattctCAGGCCTTCCAAACCCATTAGTTTTAATCCAGGGAGATGAAAGAAAGAGTTATTCAAATAGCTTTCTAGCTCTTTGTGCTGTACAGCATCTACAAACAAGGAGGGAAAAACGACAGCTCAATCTCTTAGGACAAAATGTGTGCAAGGAACAGCTTTGGGCCATTGATGAGCTGGTGTCTCCTATTGCATCACGGTTGGAATACCATTTTTCAAAGTGGGTTGATCAACCTGAACTTATATTTGCTCTTGCATACAAAACTACAAGGGATTTTATTGTAGGAGTGGATGATGTCTTGCAGCCCCTGATTGATAGAGCAAGATTGGGAAGCTATAGTGCTAAAGAAGCTTGGGTTTATGCCATGGTGCAACTGCTTTCTGAATTTTTGGAGAAAAGAATATTCTCTGCCCTTGCTGAAAGATACaaggagaaagaaataaaatctgaaGTTATAGAGTCATGGCTTCATCTCATTGACCTCATTGTTGTATTTGATAAACAATTACAGTCACTTGGAAGTTCGGAAATCAGTCTATTTCTGGGAGAGTCAGAAAGGGTGGGAAGTCCCTCAGGAAGCATTTCAGTGTTGATgctgttttgtaaaaggccAGATTGGCTCAAGATTTGGGCAAAGATAGAGCTTGAAAATGGTTGTAAGAAACTCAAAACAGATTTGAAACATGAAAGGGCGTGGTTGGTTGATGATAAATATAAAGATGAGTTGCATTTTGATACAAAATCAGagcactttcttcttttgactAGAATAGATTATAGAGCTCCATTAATTGCAGAATCTGCGCTTGGAATCACATGGGAAATGGTTGAAAGATGCCAAACTATGCCTGCCACTTCAGCACGTATACAATTTGTTAGGTCATCTGCTGTCAGATTCCTCTGGTACTTTTTTAAAGAGTTGCTTTTACGGTGCAAGAGAACTGAAATTCTTCCAGACAATTCTGATGATGATGCCTTAGTTAGAGTCTCTGGATCAATTAATGCTGCCAAATATGTCGAATCCAAACTTCGCCAGTGGAGTGATGACGTGAACTTCTTGGAGATGAAAGTTGCTGAAAATGATACCAGTGGCCTGGGCAAAGATGAGAGTACTGATTCCAGTTTTTTCggagaagaaataaaaatcttgGCTGAGCTCGCAACCAACTGGTTGATGGAGATAATTTCTGTTCTTCTTCGTCAGTTCGAAACTCTTTCAAGGGCATTTGTGCAAAAGTTGAAACATGATGAGCAGCAGCTAGAAGGTTCGACTCATGTGGAAGTATCAGCAGCCATGGATTTAAGTATATCGGTTGAGTTTATCGAACCGTTGGATGTTTTGAGAAGTCATCTTGTTCTTTTGAGAATGAGTCTCAATCCCAAAGACTTCTTAGATCTATGGAGATGTGTTGCTGAGGGGCTTGACCATTTCATATCTTGTAGTGGTATTGAATCTCTTGACAATGTGAGCAGTCAGTTTGAAACTGATATGCAAgctttgttttctgttttccagcCTTTCTGTGTTCGGCCGGACGCATTTTTCCCCTGTACTAGAGAGATAATAAAGCAATTGAAAATGAACATGGGAAGAAGGTGA
- the LOC117628780 gene encoding uncharacterized protein LOC117628780, which translates to MDSQEVSEKGNMAYLILRCSLAIVLPIVAIFALSLLVGFVAIFVANSSVPSPISVSSQCRIVSSSVDLKSSKVCELGLFNYKAKHVFYPFEGRRFRCRYDYYWASIFKVEYKDQSSGQTHLALAEAPNEALPLDCRPNFGAAWLTKDKFKVNETYDCWYTYGISKVSLYHDGFFSCQAKDPSTFEMIRRYFILATKILHSWFVSQERAGFWRWETIAGVIAGFSTSLISISFIRLLQQMKSWLPQLFAARVLPLYMIRFRRTCFLVAYISFMSWLVIQYGKRLGLLEIITLLKK; encoded by the exons ATGGATTCTCAGGAGGTCTCTGAGAAGGGCAACATGGCCTATTTAATACTGCGGTGTTCTCTGGCTATCGTTTTACCTATCGTTGCTATCTTTGCACTATCACTTTTGGTCGGCTTCGTAGCCATTTTCGTCGCCAATTCCTCAGTTCCTAGCCCAATTTCTGTGTCCTCTCAGTGCAGGATCGTCTCCAGCA GTGTTGATCTTAAGTCATCTAAGGTGTGTGAGCTTGGACTGTTCAATTACAAAGCCAAGCACGTGTTTTATCCTTTTGAAGGAAGAAGATTTCGATGTCGTTATGATTACTATTGGGCTTCAATTTTTAAG GTGGAATACAAAGATCAGTCTTCTGGTCAGACTCATCTTGCATTGGCTGAGGCTCCAAATGAGGCCCTTCCTCTTGATTGCAGACCTAATTTTGGTGCTGCATGGTTGACCAAAGATAAGTTCAAG GTCAATGAAACTTATGACTGTTGGTACACATATGGCATTTCCAAAGTAAGCTTATATCATGATGGTTTCTTCAGTTGCCAAGCTAAAGATCCGTCTACCTTTGAGATGATTAGAAGATATTTCATCCT TGCGACGAAGATTTTACACTCCTGGTTTGTCAGCCAGGAACGAGCTGGGTTTTGGAGGTGGGAAACCATAGCTGGAGTTATTGCTGGTTTTTCAACTTCATTAATCTCCATAAGCTTTATTAGACTCCTGCAACAAATGAAATCTTGGTTGCCTCAACTTTTTGCTGCAAGAGTGCTTCCTCTCTATATGATCCGCTTCAGGCGCACTTGTTTTCTTGTGGCATACATCTCTTTTATGAGTTGGCTGGTTATCCAGTATGGGAAAAGGCTTGGCCTCCTGGAGATCATCACTCTTCTTAAGAAGTAA
- the LOC117627524 gene encoding mediator of RNA polymerase II transcription subunit 32-like, whose product MDYIVDSLENAYQEFVIAATDVLEAKETSGAQNTPAIEAALEAFKHKWELFKVACDQTEDFVESMKQRIGSELLMDEASAPVTRKSGQIGPTGLPPINGVRLQHMFKSVRRLLIELQHGSVVAEGYGTPASSTHSHPTTTFDGRFSEDST is encoded by the coding sequence ATGGACTACATTGTGGATTCCCTAGAGAATGCATACCAAGAGTTTGTCATTGCTGCAACTGATGTGCTTGAAGCCAAGGAAACTTCTGGTGCCCAAAACACACCAGCCATAGAAGCTGCTCTTGAGGCTTTTAAGCATAAATGGGAACTTTTCAAAGTTGCTTGTGATCAAACTGAGGATTTTGTGGAATCCATGAAGCAAAGGATTGGTTCAGAGTTGCTAATGGACGAGGCAAGTGCCCCAGTGACAAGGAAGTCTGGGCAAATTGGACCAACTGGTCTTCCACCCATTAATGGAGTTAGGTTGCAACATATGTTTAAATCAGTTCGACGACTTCTCATAGAACTTCAACATGGTTCTGTAGTTGCTGAAGGTTATGGAACTCCTGCTAGTTCAACACATTCTCATCCAACAACTACTTTTGATGGTAGATTCTCTGAAGATTCAACGTAG